GATGTAAGAAGCTCAATAACAAACAGGAACATTATTATGACCAGCTAAGCTGCATGCATTTACAGTATTCATGTTAAAGGTGCTGTAATAAAAAAGCAAGTGGATGATAAATTAGAGCTGCTTTCATTACACTTGAACTCCATATATAGATGTAACTGTAGGCTGCTTTCTGGTCCATATGAATCTATTTGTGACGATCCCTCACTAAAGAGGGGCATTAAGGCTGGGAAGCCTAACatgataaaatttcattttcatcatttgttAAATATCATGTTCTCATTGTCTTAATCTTGTTTATCTGGCACTGGTTTTGTCTTGTGCATGGTAATAATTGAAGTTTGCTTTTATCATTGCGTAACTTTTCCATTCATATTATTCACTgagtttttcattgttttctctTGCTTTTGGTTTTGAcctaatttctttgttttggcTCTACAGGAGCAGTTGCTATTCTTCTTCTGCTGGCTGTGGCCTTGCTCTGTGCATATGAACTATGTGCTGTGTATGTTACTGCTGGTAAAAATGCATCTGAGCGATATTCACCCTCTGGTTTCTTTTTTGGTGTATCAGCAATTGCTTTGGCAATTAACATGCTCTTTATTTGCCGAATGGTCTTTAATGGTGAGTTTTGCTTTATCTTTTCATGTCAAGCGTTATTTTGCTTCATTATTTGTTCCTGAGATGCATTGCACTGTGATGATAtgatttcatgttttccagGCATGAGTCTTGATGATGCAATAAACTTTTGTTGCTGCTATGTGTTTTTGacgtaataaatattttattttgtttcctgtTCCTTCAATGCCTGAAGGGAATGGCTTAGATGTGGATGAGTATGTGCGGAGGGCATACAAATTTGCTTATAGTGATTGTATAGAAATGGGTCCAATTCCATGCTCACCAGAGCCACCTGAACCCAATGAATTATACCCTCGGCAATCCAGTAGGTAAGCCATATGCTCAAGCTttgtttgtttagtattttgTATTATATCTTAGTGGTTAGTGTTGAATCTGTCTTGTTAAGGCATAACTAGAGTGGGTGCAACCTTTTCAGGTGGTCCTGTTGATaactgcatttattttttacttgcttAATGATAAGTAGGGAGTGTGTATGACTCTTGGTTATGAGGGTTAATTAAATCGGTTCAGCATCCTTTTGAGGTGTTAAATTATTAGGCATTTTTTGCCTAGCCAGTGTAATTGTTTAGTTGCTTCTATAATaacttctttttcctttttcttctcaatGTGTTTATAGGGCTTCACATCTTGGACTTCTATACTTTGGTTCGCTTGTGGTTCTGCTTGTGTATTCCATTTTATATGGTTTGACAGCAACAGAAGCACGCTGGCTTGGATTCATTACATCAGCTGCTGTCATTATTCTCGGTATCCTATTGATGACCATGGTTACTCAtgttttgcatttttcattGCCTTCTATGCATCTTTGCTATACTTGGAGCTAATTTCATGTGATTATTTGTTATGCAGATTGGAACATGGGAGCGTGCTTGTATGGGTTTCAGCTTCTTCAAAGCCGTGTGGTGGCACTTTTTGTTGCGGGCACATCCcgagtttttcttttctgctttGGGGTGCATTACTGGTTTGTTCTATAGACTTTTGCTCAAAATTATGTGTAAATTTGTTGGTTTCAGTTGCTGTCTTATGTCATAGTTAACatcctttttctttgcttcaggTACTTGGGCCATTGCATTAGTTATGCTATTGTAGCATCTGTTCTGTTAGGTGCTGCTGTTTCTCGTCATTTGTCAGTCACAAATCCTTTAGCTGCTAGAAGAGATGCCTTACAGAGCACAGTGATTCGCCTTAGAGAGGGTTTTCGCAGAAAGGAACAGAACACTTCATCCAGCTCTTCTGAAGGTTGTGGCTCAAGTGTAAAACGTAGTAGTAGTATTGAAGCAGGTCCACTTGGTAATATTGTTGACTCTGGTAACCAGTTGGCAGTGCAGTGCACAACTGATTCTAGTAACTGGAATAATGTTCTATGCCGAAATGCTAGTTGTCATGAGGGGATCAACAGTGATAAAAGCACAGACAGTGGAAGGCCGAGTTTAGCATTACATAGCAGTTCTTGTCGTTCAGTTGTCCAAGAGCCTGAAGCTGGGACATCTGgggataaaaaatttgatctgAATAGTTCCCCAGTGGTTTGCTCTAGCAGTGGTCTTGATAGCCAATGCTGCGAGTCTAGTGCATCGACTTCTGCAAATCAACAACTGTTAGATTTGAACCTTGCTCTTGCTTTTCAGGAAAGGTTGAATGATCCGAGGATTACCTCTATGCTGAAAAAGAGGGCAAGGCAAGGCAACAGAGAACTGACTACTTTACTTCAGGATAAAGGACTGGATCCTAATTTTGCCATGATGTTGAAGGAGAAGAACTTGGACCACACTATTCTGGCATTACTCCAGAGAAGCAGTTTGGATGCAGATAGAGATCATCGTGACAATATTGACATCACAATTGTTGACTCAAATAGTGTTGACAATGTTATGCCCAATCAAATTTCTCTTTCAGAAGAACTAAGGCTTCAGGGGCGTGAAAAGTGGCTTCAGTTGTCTAGATTTTTTCTGCATCACATAGCAGGTACTCCTGAGCGAGCATGGGTTCTCTTTAGTTTCATCTTCATTGTGGAAACGACTATTCTGGCAATTGTTCGTcccaagataataaaaattataaatactacACATCAACAGGTGAGTGGAGTTTGTAAGATTTTtccttaattatattgtttttgtttttggtaagaTTTATGTCAGATTATTGATAgtgaacaaaaataatgtttaaatttgATGAATCAATTTATGTTGCAGTTTGAGCTTGACATTGCAGTATTTCTACTATCTCTTGATGTTTGCTGAAACAATTTATGTTGCAGTTTGAGCTTGGCATTGCAGTATTTCTTCTATCTCTTGTTGTTTGCTCTATCATGACTTTCCTTCGGTCACTTCAAGTAGAAGAAATGGCCATGACATCAAAACCTCGCAAGGTAGATACTGTTGAATGttgtaatttcttaattttttttgtgttgcattaaaaatggattttcttttttgtttatttatgtgcaTATGTacataaatccataaaaaaatttgcCTTTGCTTGTTCTTTCTGTTAGTCTATGTCTTTATACTATTTAAAGTTTGTGGGACTTCTATCTGAATTCTTGGTGTTCTTATGTCTCCTTGAACATCTTTGTTTTTCAGTATGGTGTTATTGCTTGGCTGCTCAGCACTGGTGTTGGATTGTTGCTTTCCTTCTTGAGGTATGGTGGATttcatatttcatttaattacttGTATCATTTTAGAATTTTCCAATCAAGGCAGTgtgtttttattgtatataGCCTACTTCATGGATGATTCTATGACATGTTATGGGTGACTCCGCACCACATTCCTCATTATGCATTAATTTCTATTTCCTCTTCTGCAGCAAATCGTCACTACTTCTTGGATTGTCCTTGACTGTCCCACTCATGGTGGCTTGTCTTTCTGTTGCCATTCCTATTTGGATTCACAATGGCTACCAGTTTTGGGTTCATCAAGTGCAGTCTGCAGGTCATACTGAAAACCATCGTCCTCCTGGGACAAAGGAGGTTTGTTCCTTCTCGCTCTCCACCCTTCACCTTTGATTTTATGTAACTATTCAAGAATAAATCTATCATTTTGGAAGTCTATGGTTCAAAGGAGCTATTGCCTTTccgcttttttatatttttatgatttagttTGCTACATTAAACCTCTATTGATTCTAGttgtttttcttgtcttttctagGGTATTGTTCTTATTGTTTGTACAATAGTATTTATTGGATCTGTGTTAGCTCTGGGTGCAATTGTGTCTGCAAAGCCTCTGGATGATTTAGGATACAGGGCATTGACCAGTGGCCAAAAAAGCTTTAGTTCTCCTTATGCATCACCAGCATACCTTGGTTGGGTGATGGCATCTGCAATTGCCTTAATAGTCACTGGTGTGTTACCAATTATTTCATGGTTTGCTACATATCGGTTTTCCCAGTCTTCTGCTGTATGTGTTGGGATATTTGCAGGTAACTTGTCTATACCTGTATGGTCTTTAATATTTGCATTTTTGGTCTATCATAAATTGGCCGAGTCAGCATGTGGATTTATCTTACTTCATGTTGCCTGTTTTGGTAGTTGTTCTCGTGGCATTTTGTGGCACATCCTATTTGGAAGTAGTCCAATCCAGGGATGACCAGGTTCCAACAAAGGGTGATTTTCTTGCGGCCCTACTTCCTCTTGTGTGCATTCCAGCATTGCTATCACTTTGCTGTGGATTGCTTAAATGGTGAGAATTATTGTACTAAACATTACTCCATGACAGAAGTTTACTTCTCAAAACATGACTGGATATTTGTGTACTGCTGCAAGTGGGCGTTTGTTTGGCCATTTAAtgtgctgtaatttttttttgcaggaaAGATGATGACTGGAAACTTTCTCGAggtgtatatatatttgttattattggTCTTCTGCTGCTGCTTGGTGCAATATCTGCTGTTATAGTTGTGGTTAAGCCATGGACTGTAAGTGGGGTTTTTTATGCATCCCTGAATTTTCGTGTCCTTGAGATTTTTGTGCAAAATCTGTtgacttgttttcttttgtcctCTCAATTGCAACAGATAGGGGTGGCCTTCCTCTTAATTCTTCTCCTGATCGTACTAGCTATTGGTGTTATCCATCACTGGGCTTCAAACAATTTCTATTTGACCAGGACACAGATGCTCTTTGTTTGTTTCCTTGCTTTTCTTTTGGGCTTGGCTGCATTTCTTGTTGGATGGTTTGAAGGTGAAAACAAATATCATAATTGACCCATGCTACTTCCTCAGCACCCTAGTCTTGGACAGACTCTCTTCATGACTTTGTTGCATAATGACAATCAGCCAGTGACTTTAAATTTCACCTTTCTTTTCAGGCAAGCCTTTTGTGGGAGCATCTGttggttatttttcatttctgtttcttcttgcTGGACGAGCATTGACTGTAAGTTTCATCACATTAACTCCATTCAAGTTTTGATTGTAATATTTATTCtctgtttttcattttacaaaatggattttattttctcatttattcttttcctttccttctctgcACACACGTGTGTCCCTGCAGGTCCTTCTGTCACCACCCATTGTAGTTTATTCACCACGAGTACTGCCTGTTTACGTTTATGATGCCCATGCAGATTGTGGAAAGAATGTCAGGTTTGTTTATCTAATCTATGTTCTTTTCTCTTATATAGTCATGGATTTCTAATTCTTTtgtcatttattttctattataattgTTTATATCTATACCAGAGCTTCATTCTTTATTCACATCTAATGCTTGTGCATCACCTCTCAAACAGCGGTGCATTTCTCATGCTTTATGGGATTGCTTTGGCAACCGAAGGATGGGGTGTTGTTGCCAGTTTGAATATTTATCCACCATTTGCTGGTGCTGCTGTATCTGCAATTACTCTTGTTGTATCCTTTGGGTTTGCAGTCTCTCGTCCATGCCTGACTCTAAAGGTCAGCATACTAATCATATCTGATTTCCTATGATTTGATTTGACTTGATGCCAGTCTGCTACTATTTTTTCTTATGCTGGTTTTAATATTATCTGAAATCAGTTACTCTGTATCTCCCTTTGCAATGCTTATTGGGTTTAGTTGATAACATTTGCTTGCATCTCCAGATGATGGAAGATGCAGTTCAATTTCTCAGCAAGGATATGATTGTTCAAGCAATTACACGATCTGCCACTAAGgtgtgtttgattttgaatttaaaattgaacTTGGAGTTGATTCATTATCCAATTTATCTTGCATCGATGCCATAAGACCCCCCCTGCAAATAGTTGAATATGCAATATAAATGTTGATTGGTTTCTTGAATTTGGCATCAATGATGTGTGTGGTTAAGTATTTTGCTAAATCTAAATGAAAATTTGGGGCGGTGAAGTGCAGCAAATCCTTACACCTTCTTACAACTAAATTGAGTCCGTATGGTATATGATTTTCACTAGGTTATGCCCAAACTACTTTCTAAATATTTGTGAATGTATGTATGTGTACATACTCCTACTTTAATGTGTTTATAGAACATAATAAATCCACCATAGTTTTTAATTCCCTATATCTTGCATGGTGAAAGGTTGTCCAAACTTATGCTCATATACTACTGCACTGCAACTAATGTGTTGCATTTTATTATGTTATCATGCAGACAAGAAATGCTTTGTCCGGAACATATTCAGCTCCTCAGCGATCTGCTAGTTCAACAGCTCTTTTGGTTGGGGACCCTACTGCTACACGTGATAAGGCAGGAAAACTTGTGCTTCCTAGAGATGATGTCATGAAATTGCGAGATCGTCTAAGAAATGAGGAATTAGTAGTAGGATCTTTCCTCTGCAGGATGAGATACCAGACATTTCGCCATGAATCAGTCAGTGGTGTTGATTACAGAAGGGAAATGTGTGCACATGCTCGGATTTTGGCTTTAGAAGAGGCAATTGATACTGAATGGGTGTACATGTGGGATAGATTTGGTGGTTACCTGCTTCTTCTGCTTGGCTTGACTGCTCAGGCAGAAAGAGTACAGGTAAATCAGGGTTTTGTGATGATTACTATACTTGTTTTATCATGACTTAGAGTTCCTGACTATACTTCTGCCATGATAGGATGAGGTACGCTTGAGGCTTTTTCTTGACAGCATAGGTTTCTCTGACCTAAGtgccaagaaaattaaaaagtggATGCCAGAGGACCATAGGCAATTTGAAATTATTCAGGAGAGGTGACAACTTTCTGACTATTATTTTAAATCCTTTTTCTGCCATGCTAGGAATTACTCTTTCCTTGTTTCTAAATCTTCATTCTGGATTTTGTAGCTATCTGAGAGAAAAGGAGATGGAAGAGGAAATCTTAATGCAAAGACGTGAAGAGGAGGGGAGAGGTAAAGAAAGAAGGAAGGCCCTTTTGGAGAAGGAAGAGCGCAAATGGAAGGAGATTGAAGCTTCTCTCATTTCCACTATTCCTAATGCTGGCAGCAGGGAGGCAGCAGCTATGACAGCTGCAGTGCGTGCTGTGGGAGGTGATTCTGTTCTCAGCGATTCCTTTGCACGAGAAAGGGTTTCA
This genomic interval from Populus alba chromosome 1, ASM523922v2, whole genome shotgun sequence contains the following:
- the LOC118032712 gene encoding calpain-type cysteine protease DEK1 gives rise to the protein MEGDQHGIVLACAISGTLFAVLGSASFSILWAVNWRPWRIYSWIFARKWPHIIQGPQLGILCRFLSLSAWMIVVSPVLMLVMWGGWLIVILNRDIIGLAVIMAGTALLLAFYSIMLWWRTQWQSSRAVAILLLLAVALLCAYELCAVYVTAGKNASERYSPSGFFFGVSAIALAINMLFICRMVFNGNGLDVDEYVRRAYKFAYSDCIEMGPIPCSPEPPEPNELYPRQSSRASHLGLLYFGSLVVLLVYSILYGLTATEARWLGFITSAAVIILDWNMGACLYGFQLLQSRVVALFVAGTSRVFLFCFGVHYWYLGHCISYAIVASVLLGAAVSRHLSVTNPLAARRDALQSTVIRLREGFRRKEQNTSSSSSEGCGSSVKRSSSIEAGPLGNIVDSGNQLAVQCTTDSSNWNNVLCRNASCHEGINSDKSTDSGRPSLALHSSSCRSVVQEPEAGTSGDKKFDLNSSPVVCSSSGLDSQCCESSASTSANQQLLDLNLALAFQERLNDPRITSMLKKRARQGNRELTTLLQDKGLDPNFAMMLKEKNLDHTILALLQRSSLDADRDHRDNIDITIVDSNSVDNVMPNQISLSEELRLQGREKWLQLSRFFLHHIAGTPERAWVLFSFIFIVETTILAIVRPKIIKIINTTHQQFELGIAVFLLSLVVCSIMTFLRSLQVEEMAMTSKPRKYGVIAWLLSTGVGLLLSFLSKSSLLLGLSLTVPLMVACLSVAIPIWIHNGYQFWVHQVQSAGHTENHRPPGTKEGIVLIVCTIVFIGSVLALGAIVSAKPLDDLGYRALTSGQKSFSSPYASPAYLGWVMASAIALIVTGVLPIISWFATYRFSQSSAVCVGIFAVVLVAFCGTSYLEVVQSRDDQVPTKGDFLAALLPLVCIPALLSLCCGLLKWKDDDWKLSRGVYIFVIIGLLLLLGAISAVIVVVKPWTIGVAFLLILLLIVLAIGVIHHWASNNFYLTRTQMLFVCFLAFLLGLAAFLVGWFEGKPFVGASVGYFSFLFLLAGRALTVLLSPPIVVYSPRVLPVYVYDAHADCGKNVSGAFLMLYGIALATEGWGVVASLNIYPPFAGAAVSAITLVVSFGFAVSRPCLTLKMMEDAVQFLSKDMIVQAITRSATKTRNALSGTYSAPQRSASSTALLVGDPTATRDKAGKLVLPRDDVMKLRDRLRNEELVVGSFLCRMRYQTFRHESVSGVDYRREMCAHARILALEEAIDTEWVYMWDRFGGYLLLLLGLTAQAERVQDEVRLRLFLDSIGFSDLSAKKIKKWMPEDHRQFEIIQESYLREKEMEEEILMQRREEEGRGKERRKALLEKEERKWKEIEASLISTIPNAGSREAAAMTAAVRAVGGDSVLSDSFARERVSSIARRIRSAQLARRALQTGVTGAVCVLDDEPTTSGRHCGEIDSSVCQSRKVSFSIAVWIQPESGPVCLLGTEFQKKECWEILVAGAEQGIEAGQVGLRLITKGDRQTTVAKEWSISATSIADGRWHIVTMTVDADLGEATCYLDGGFDGFQTGLPLSVGSSIWEQGTEVWVGVRPPIDVDAFGRSDSEGAESKMHIMDVFLWGRCLTEDEIASLHTAIGSTEFGMIDYPEDNWQWADSPPRVDEWDSDPADVDLYDRDDVDWDGQYSSGRKRRSDREGVAIDVDSFARRFRKPRIETQEEINQRMLSVELAVKEALCARGEAHFTDQEFPPNDQSLYMDPRNPPSKLQVVSEWMRPVEIVKESHLDSHPCLFSGAANPSDVCQGHLGDCWFLSAVAVLTEVSRISEVIITPEYNEEGIYTVRFCIQGDWVPVVVDDWIPCESPGKPAFATSRKGNELWVSILEKAYAKLHGSYEALEGGLVQDALVDLTGGAGEEIDMRSAQAQIDLASGRLWSQLLRFKQEGFLLGAGSPSGSDVQVSSSGIVQGHAYSLLQVREVDGHKLVQIRNPWANEVEWNGPWSDSSPEWTDRMKHKLKHVPQSKDGIFWMSWQDFQIHFRSIYICRVYPSEMRYSVHGQWRGYSAGGCQDYASWNQNPQFRLRATGPDASLPIHVFITLTQGVSFSRTAAGFRNYQSSHDSMMFYIGMRILKTRGRRASYNIYLHESVGGTDYVNSREISCEMVLDPDPKGYTIVPTTIHPGEEAPFVLSVFTKASVTLEAL